A window of Nodularia sp. LEGE 06071 contains these coding sequences:
- a CDS encoding PA14 domain-containing protein, translating to MAFNGQQARIIVGDFNGDAKDDLIRQEFGSLVDGYRDTEIYLSNGDGTFGLPLPMTDMASFNGQYTNIIVGDFNADAKDDLIRQEFGGWIDGSRDTEVYLAGELLLGEGKYKAEYYHNISLSGTPYLITFEDGLNFNWGDGSPADGINNDNFSIRWTGTNYFEGGLYNFISQADDGVRIFIHGVKVIDRWVDQPYLRNDAYVNIPPGYHEVVVEYFERAGSAAHNLNWDQLLATSDWTGGILPVGYDGSAVHSTYVNTFQRNDEATLLGAPINKVHPWENGYTQDFDGGADGRGAIMKSNANDNSYWVGGEVWQKFLDLGGAKSLGYPTTDYIDINGGLNNLDNGGGIVQHFSGNEGIPSKIWLSKHGAHPTWGAIAGKYEALDATNSFLGFPTSREIGIGGDRIVQNFVGGTILYKFGQPTVAYSTDFWNKYQEAQAWDGLLGYATSEAFNTKDGQRQNFQGGAILKSDAGIFTIYGGIGAKYISLGAENSFLGFPTSGETGIGDGWIIQSFQGGDILYKEGQPTVVYDSNAINSLPPGSGNGSTSPWVVQYWNNQNMIGNPIFTRADEPGEIRFAAGAGAPPDTTGIKEDNFSIRWTTNSSFDGGLYNFISSADDGVRVYIDGVKVIDKWAAIEPGSRQDGYILIPQGKHQIIVEYFEQEGNAALHFKWENSNLVNNWTGALLPVGYDGGSVHSTYVNTYQRNGDISELGYPLNNVHPWENGYTQDFDGGADGRGAIMKSNANDNSYWVGGEVWQKFLDLGAAKSLGYPTTDYIDINGGLNNLDNGGGIVQHFSGNEGIPTKIWLSKHGAHPTWGAIAGKYEALDATNSFLGFPTSREIGIGGDRIVQNFVGGTILYKFGQPTVAYSTDFWNKYQEAKAWDGLLGYATSEAFNTKDGQRQNFQGGAILKSDAGIFTIYGGIGAKYISLGAENSFLGFPITSEVGIGDGWIIQHFQGGEILYKEGQPTVAYDSNAINSLPPDSGNGSTSPWVVQYWNNQNMIGNPIFTRADDPGEIRFAAGAGAPPDTRGIKEDNISIRWVTNSFFEGGIYNFISQADDGIRVYVNDVKIIDKWQEQSFVTNTQPVFVKPGYNTVRVEYFENLGNAINTLRWEELHSLDEWIGEFYNNRNLAGNAVGYTSAGTGFLDKNWGLGREPGIPIGNDNFSDRWTTIPYFQAGAYEFVNTSDDGVRLWINDKLVLDQWYDQPSVTSKAIVSLNEGYHKIRLEHFENTGAAVTQLFWEETGIEPNLFFQPIEGSAIDQIDASDYLEEPWVGEYFNNRSLAGAPVFTRMDGAGTSGKDLNFDWGLDSPDSRINSDDFSARWTTNSYLQGAGNYTFSVTGDDGVRLYINGVKILDKWQAQPFITNSATINLGEGLHQIQLEYFELGGNAAVNLDWVLNSSKLTYEPATEISSTLNETKVNPTFKSAYDAAVNTLSASVVGVPLNTIRTEEKGVPIGKIQEFLGTQGKFALLQEIGSPNITYAWGKILDAYQQFGSAAVLGYPVASQKDLGNGAYELALPNGKFFFAPGMSNPTYYEYVNGSLTIPADSWKAELFNNTTWSGNPVFVSGSINPNQYWGANSPAPGVNADNFSVRWTSQKPFDRGTYRFTGTHDDDFQVTVNGQSPINRTGVGFEIQGYGTFTQASQYLVEAKFVEYGGLAAVNLSYDKASDYIVGLDSNNNPHQKILDTFWEQGGYDRVGVPVNDVKTWFGFDLVQDFKGGANGDGIIIRQDINSEAYYVYGDIWRVYLENQNVPLGYPTSNVFDDGHGNIAQNFGDRRITRRGNGETFIGGYVNGYRLDGEFFWVWNQYKLGTPTSNVQTHSSGAKFHYFNHPTLGTVSAVQSQYGTFPLWGGIRDYYVNKAGGLGGVLGAPKSTEYSWDGKTRQDFAGGYILWNGSAIGYKPDGSLLFPPPNSGNGNNPGSGPGITYDQYLYLLYRDNIGNKINQTYEEHGDAIDSEDGDPDGKVYALAGGQVKFIGKDQFGGNYIQIWNSQLQRNFFYVHFSNFNSSLKVNQKIEQGHFLGIEGSTGKSTGVHTHVHVTTPNGTRENPLITLGTLQNQVTSSPNTPPVEPESPPLNNVNDQAGNTLNLARWLGTLADNNNYNYRDWVGKTDTNDYYKFQLEERSAFTVWLDDPSKNNPYADIELINSNNQVIRSSLFNNVDAVDEYLDAGTYYIRVLPSFNNAETYYNLNLAVKHTWGRIGISKKGDIRRGGLERIDGSAWITNNTTWIISHGMDSSPSADNINKLALAIDGYQTGDQVFVLNWSEAAKSGNFPVGLLSPFPNVGIGASWIEAAAKFATNKLISWGISAKNINLAGHSLGSYVSYEIAKEISKEGKIDNISKLIALDPARQVIGGYETKDIEFSDYTDWSWGFYGSLLGSDTKAKTADESFKFDFGERDPEKHHGAVVNAFANMLEKNNKGTAGKVSSLFALNRMNNYNKPWKTHNGFEAVLYPKEQSNGEWMPDRLEYYKGGWDGAWNWPDIYEI from the coding sequence GTGGCTTTTAATGGTCAACAAGCCAGAATTATTGTTGGGGACTTCAATGGTGATGCTAAAGATGATCTAATTCGCCAAGAGTTTGGTAGTTTGGTTGATGGCTATCGGGATACAGAAATTTATTTATCCAATGGGGATGGAACTTTTGGTCTTCCTCTACCCATGACAGATATGGCTTCGTTTAATGGTCAGTACACCAATATCATTGTTGGGGACTTCAATGCTGATGCTAAAGATGATCTAATTCGCCAAGAGTTCGGTGGTTGGATTGATGGTAGTCGGGATACAGAAGTTTATCTAGCTGGAGAATTATTGCTGGGCGAAGGCAAATATAAAGCGGAATACTACCATAATATTTCTCTAAGCGGTACTCCATATTTAATCACTTTTGAAGACGGTCTTAATTTTAATTGGGGGGATGGTAGTCCTGCTGATGGGATAAATAATGACAATTTCTCAATTCGCTGGACAGGAACGAATTATTTTGAAGGTGGACTTTACAACTTTATCAGTCAAGCTGATGATGGTGTCCGCATCTTTATTCACGGGGTAAAAGTCATTGATAGATGGGTAGATCAGCCTTATTTGCGTAATGATGCTTACGTCAATATTCCACCGGGATATCATGAGGTTGTAGTTGAATATTTTGAGCGTGCTGGTAGTGCTGCTCATAACTTAAATTGGGATCAGCTTTTAGCTACAAGCGATTGGACAGGGGGAATACTACCCGTTGGTTATGACGGTAGTGCAGTTCACAGTACTTATGTCAATACTTTCCAAAGAAATGATGAAGCTACTTTATTAGGAGCGCCAATCAATAAAGTCCATCCTTGGGAAAACGGGTATACTCAAGACTTTGACGGTGGTGCAGATGGTCGTGGTGCTATTATGAAATCCAATGCCAATGACAATTCCTATTGGGTTGGCGGTGAAGTTTGGCAAAAATTCTTAGATTTAGGTGGCGCAAAATCTTTAGGCTATCCTACAACCGATTACATAGATATTAATGGTGGTTTAAATAATCTCGACAATGGTGGGGGTATTGTTCAACATTTTTCCGGAAATGAAGGCATTCCTAGCAAGATTTGGTTATCTAAACATGGCGCACATCCAACTTGGGGTGCAATTGCTGGTAAATATGAAGCTTTAGACGCTACAAATAGCTTTTTAGGATTCCCTACCAGTCGCGAAATTGGTATTGGGGGAGACCGGATAGTTCAGAACTTTGTCGGTGGGACAATTTTATACAAATTTGGTCAACCAACAGTTGCTTACAGTACAGACTTTTGGAATAAATATCAAGAAGCTCAAGCTTGGGATGGACTCTTAGGTTACGCCACTTCAGAAGCCTTTAATACCAAAGATGGACAACGGCAAAACTTCCAAGGTGGAGCAATTCTCAAGTCCGACGCAGGGATATTTACTATTTATGGTGGTATAGGTGCAAAATATATCAGTTTAGGGGCTGAGAATAGTTTCTTGGGATTCCCGACTAGTGGCGAAACTGGTATTGGTGACGGTTGGATTATTCAAAGTTTCCAAGGTGGCGACATTCTTTATAAAGAGGGTCAGCCTACTGTTGTTTATGATTCAAATGCCATTAATAGCTTACCGCCAGGTAGTGGAAACGGTAGCACTTCTCCTTGGGTTGTCCAATACTGGAATAACCAAAATATGATAGGTAATCCTATTTTTACACGGGCTGATGAGCCTGGAGAAATACGCTTTGCCGCAGGTGCCGGCGCACCACCTGATACTACAGGTATAAAAGAAGATAATTTTTCTATCCGATGGACAACAAATAGCTCTTTTGACGGCGGACTATACAACTTTATCAGTAGCGCTGATGATGGAGTGAGAGTTTATATTGATGGTGTGAAAGTAATTGACAAATGGGCAGCAATTGAACCTGGGTCACGACAAGATGGTTATATTCTCATTCCTCAAGGAAAGCATCAAATTATCGTTGAATATTTTGAACAAGAAGGGAATGCAGCACTACACTTCAAATGGGAAAATTCCAACTTAGTAAATAATTGGACAGGTGCGTTACTGCCAGTAGGATATGATGGTGGTTCAGTTCATAGTACTTATGTCAATACCTATCAACGTAATGGTGACATTTCCGAATTAGGTTATCCCCTCAATAACGTCCATCCTTGGGAAAACGGGTATACTCAAGACTTTGATGGTGGTGCAGATGGTCGTGGTGCTATTATGAAATCCAATGCCAATGACAATTCCTATTGGGTTGGCGGTGAAGTTTGGCAAAAATTCTTAGATTTAGGTGCCGCAAAATCTTTAGGCTATCCTACAACCGATTACATAGATATTAATGGTGGTTTAAATAATCTCGACAATGGTGGGGGTATTGTTCAACATTTTTCCGGAAATGAAGGCATTCCTACCAAGATTTGGTTATCTAAACATGGCGCACATCCAACTTGGGGTGCAATTGCTGGTAAATATGAAGCTTTAGACGCTACAAATAGCTTTTTAGGATTCCCTACCAGTCGCGAAATTGGTATTGGGGGAGACCGGATAGTTCAGAACTTTGTCGGTGGGACAATTTTATACAAATTTGGTCAACCAACAGTTGCTTACAGTACAGACTTTTGGAATAAATATCAAGAAGCCAAAGCTTGGGATGGACTCTTAGGTTACGCCACTTCAGAAGCCTTTAATACCAAAGATGGACAACGGCAAAACTTCCAAGGTGGAGCAATTCTCAAGTCCGACGCAGGGATATTTACTATTTATGGTGGTATAGGTGCAAAATATATCAGTTTAGGGGCTGAGAATAGTTTCTTGGGATTCCCTATCACTAGCGAAGTTGGTATTGGTGACGGTTGGATTATTCAACATTTCCAAGGTGGCGAGATTCTTTATAAAGAGGGTCAGCCTACTGTTGCTTATGATTCAAATGCCATTAATAGCTTACCTCCAGATAGTGGCAATGGTAGCACTTCTCCTTGGGTTGTCCAATACTGGAATAACCAAAATATGATAGGTAATCCTATTTTTACACGGGCTGATGACCCTGGAGAAATACGCTTTGCCGCAGGTGCGGGCGCACCACCTGATACTAGAGGTATAAAAGAAGACAATATTTCCATCAGATGGGTAACAAACAGCTTTTTTGAGGGTGGTATCTATAACTTTATTAGTCAAGCTGATGACGGAATTAGAGTCTATGTGAATGATGTAAAAATTATTGATAAATGGCAGGAGCAAAGCTTTGTTACTAATACTCAACCTGTGTTTGTCAAACCTGGATATAACACAGTTAGAGTTGAATATTTTGAAAATCTGGGTAATGCAATTAATACTCTACGCTGGGAGGAATTACATTCTTTAGATGAATGGATTGGCGAGTTTTACAATAATCGAAATTTAGCAGGTAATGCCGTTGGTTATACCAGTGCGGGAACAGGTTTCTTAGATAAAAACTGGGGTTTAGGTCGTGAGCCGGGTATACCTATTGGTAATGACAATTTCTCGGATAGATGGACAACAATACCCTATTTTCAAGCCGGAGCTTATGAATTTGTTAACACATCTGATGATGGTGTCAGGTTGTGGATTAATGATAAATTGGTTTTAGATCAATGGTATGATCAGCCTTCTGTAACTAGTAAAGCGATTGTTTCTTTAAATGAAGGATATCACAAAATTCGTCTAGAACATTTTGAAAATACTGGTGCAGCCGTCACACAATTATTTTGGGAAGAAACCGGAATTGAACCAAATTTATTTTTCCAACCAATAGAAGGTTCAGCAATAGATCAAATAGATGCTTCTGACTATCTAGAAGAACCTTGGGTAGGTGAGTATTTTAATAACCGAAGTTTAGCTGGTGCGCCAGTCTTTACCCGCATGGATGGTGCAGGTACTAGTGGTAAAGATTTGAATTTTGATTGGGGTTTGGATAGTCCTGATAGTCGAATTAACAGTGATGATTTTTCTGCCCGTTGGACAACTAATTCATATTTACAAGGAGCGGGAAATTATACTTTCAGTGTCACGGGTGATGACGGTGTTCGCTTATATATTAATGGTGTGAAAATTCTTGATAAATGGCAAGCTCAACCTTTTATCACTAATTCTGCAACTATCAATTTAGGTGAGGGTTTACATCAAATCCAACTGGAATATTTTGAGCTTGGTGGTAATGCTGCGGTTAATTTAGACTGGGTTTTGAATAGTTCAAAATTAACCTACGAACCTGCTACTGAAATTTCCAGCACATTAAATGAGACTAAAGTCAATCCCACGTTTAAATCTGCTTATGATGCGGCGGTTAACACATTGTCAGCCAGTGTGGTTGGTGTTCCCCTTAACACTATTCGCACAGAAGAAAAAGGAGTACCAATTGGCAAAATTCAAGAATTTTTAGGGACTCAGGGTAAATTTGCCCTGCTGCAAGAAATTGGTAGTCCTAATATTACCTATGCTTGGGGTAAAATTTTAGATGCTTATCAACAATTTGGGAGTGCAGCAGTTTTAGGTTATCCGGTTGCTTCCCAAAAAGATTTAGGTAATGGGGCTTATGAATTAGCATTACCTAATGGTAAGTTCTTCTTTGCACCGGGAATGAGTAACCCGACTTACTATGAATATGTCAATGGTAGTTTAACCATTCCGGCGGATAGTTGGAAGGCTGAATTATTTAATAATACAACTTGGTCAGGAAATCCAGTTTTTGTCAGTGGTTCTATTAACCCGAATCAATATTGGGGTGCAAATAGTCCCGCACCTGGTGTAAATGCAGATAATTTCTCTGTGCGTTGGACTAGTCAAAAGCCTTTTGATAGAGGAACTTATCGCTTTACTGGTACACATGATGATGATTTTCAAGTCACAGTTAATGGTCAAAGTCCGATTAACAGAACAGGTGTAGGTTTTGAAATTCAAGGATATGGAACATTTACCCAAGCTAGTCAATATCTTGTAGAAGCTAAATTCGTTGAATATGGTGGCTTGGCTGCTGTCAATTTGAGTTATGACAAAGCTTCTGATTATATTGTGGGATTAGATAGCAATAATAACCCCCATCAAAAAATACTGGATACTTTCTGGGAACAAGGTGGTTATGACCGTGTTGGTGTTCCTGTAAATGATGTTAAGACTTGGTTTGGATTTGATCTGGTTCAAGACTTTAAGGGCGGTGCTAATGGTGATGGCATCATCATCAGGCAAGATATCAATAGTGAAGCGTATTACGTATATGGAGATATTTGGCGGGTTTACCTTGAAAATCAGAATGTTCCTTTAGGTTATCCTACTAGCAATGTTTTTGATGATGGACATGGTAATATAGCCCAGAATTTTGGAGATCGCCGCATTACTCGCCGAGGGAATGGGGAAACTTTTATTGGTGGTTATGTCAATGGATACCGTCTGGATGGTGAGTTTTTCTGGGTTTGGAATCAATATAAACTTGGTACACCTACTTCAAATGTTCAAACCCATTCCAGTGGTGCAAAATTCCACTATTTTAATCATCCAACGTTAGGGACTGTTTCAGCTGTCCAGAGTCAGTATGGTACTTTCCCGCTTTGGGGTGGTATTCGTGATTACTATGTCAATAAAGCTGGAGGATTAGGGGGAGTTTTAGGTGCGCCTAAGAGTACGGAGTATAGCTGGGATGGAAAAACTCGCCAAGATTTTGCTGGTGGTTACATTCTTTGGAATGGTTCAGCGATAGGTTATAAGCCAGATGGTTCACTGTTATTCCCACCTCCTAATTCTGGTAATGGAAATAATCCTGGTTCAGGACCAGGAATTACTTATGATCAGTATCTCTATCTTCTCTATAGAGATAATATAGGGAACAAAATTAATCAAACTTACGAAGAACATGGTGATGCTATTGATTCTGAAGATGGAGATCCAGATGGCAAGGTTTATGCTTTAGCCGGTGGTCAAGTTAAGTTCATTGGCAAGGATCAATTTGGAGGAAATTATATTCAGATATGGAATTCACAATTACAAAGGAATTTCTTCTATGTTCACTTTAGTAATTTTAATTCTAGTTTGAAAGTCAATCAAAAGATAGAACAAGGACATTTTCTGGGAATTGAAGGAAGTACAGGTAAATCAACTGGTGTTCATACTCATGTTCATGTGACTACTCCAAATGGAACTAGAGAAAATCCTTTAATTACTCTTGGTACTCTTCAAAATCAGGTAACATCTAGCCCCAATACTCCACCAGTAGAACCAGAGTCTCCACCTCTAAATAACGTTAATGATCAAGCTGGTAATACTTTAAACCTAGCTCGTTGGCTAGGGACTTTAGCTGATAACAATAATTATAACTATAGAGATTGGGTTGGTAAAACTGATACTAATGACTATTACAAGTTTCAATTAGAAGAACGCAGTGCATTTACTGTTTGGCTTGATGATCCCTCCAAAAATAATCCATACGCAGATATAGAACTTATCAACAGCAATAATCAAGTTATTCGTTCATCCTTGTTTAATAATGTTGATGCTGTTGATGAATATCTCGATGCAGGGACTTATTATATTCGTGTGTTACCCAGCTTTAATAATGCAGAAACTTACTATAACCTTAATTTAGCAGTTAAGCATACTTGGGGAAGGATAGGCATATCTAAGAAAGGTGATATTCGTCGAGGAGGACTTGAACGTATTGATGGTTCAGCTTGGATTACCAACAACACTACATGGATAATTAGCCACGGAATGGATAGTAGTCCTAGTGCAGATAATATTAATAAACTAGCTTTAGCTATTGATGGTTATCAAACTGGAGATCAAGTATTTGTTTTAAATTGGAGTGAAGCTGCTAAGAGTGGAAACTTTCCTGTTGGACTCCTTTCGCCCTTCCCGAATGTTGGAATTGGAGCATCATGGATCGAAGCTGCTGCTAAATTTGCAACCAATAAACTAATATCTTGGGGAATTTCAGCAAAAAATATTAATCTTGCTGGTCATAGTCTAGGCTCTTACGTTTCTTATGAAATTGCTAAAGAAATTTCTAAAGAAGGAAAAATCGACAACATATCAAAATTAATTGCTTTAGATCCGGCCAGACAAGTTATTGGTGGATATGAAACTAAAGATATTGAGTTTTCAGACTATACAGATTGGTCATGGGGATTTTATGGTAGTTTACTCGGTTCTGATACCAAAGCTAAAACAGCAGACGAATCATTTAAGTTTGATTTTGGTGAAAGAGATCCGGAAAAGCATCATGGTGCTGTTGTTAATGCTTTTGCAAATATGCTTGAAAAAAATAATAAGGGAACAGCAGGAAAAGTTAGTTCTTTATTTGCACTTAATCGAATGAATAATTATAACAAACCTTGGAAAACACATAATGGTTTTGAAGCTGTATTATATCCTAAAGAACAAAGTAACGGTGAATGGATGCCAGATCGTCTGGAATATTATAAAGGAGGATGGGATGGAGCATGGAACTGGCCTGATATTTATGAAATCTAA
- a CDS encoding FG-GAP repeat domain-containing protein, protein MDNSSNQFGNFDENSYGLIPKATFKNPIAMTDTLAFNGQQANIIVGDFNGDGKDDVIRQEFGNSVDGYRDTEVYLSQGDGIFANPIAMTDTLAFNGQQANIIVGDFNGDGKDDLIRQEFGSSVDGYRDTEVYLSQGDGLFANPIAMTDTLAFNGQQANIIVGDFNGDGKDDLIRQEFGSSVDGYRDTEVYLSNSDGLFANPIAMTDTLAFNGQQANIIVGDFNGDGKDDLIRQEFGSSADGYRDTEVYLSNGDGTFANPLPMTDSGF, encoded by the coding sequence TTGGATAATTCTTCCAATCAGTTCGGTAATTTTGATGAAAATAGTTACGGATTAATTCCCAAGGCAACATTTAAAAATCCCATTGCCATGACAGATACGCTGGCTTTTAATGGTCAACAAGCCAATATCATTGTTGGGGACTTCAATGGCGATGGGAAAGATGATGTCATCCGCCAGGAGTTTGGTAATTCGGTTGATGGCTATCGAGATACAGAAGTTTATTTATCCCAAGGGGATGGTATTTTTGCTAATCCCATTGCCATGACAGATACGCTGGCTTTTAATGGTCAACAAGCCAATATCATTGTTGGGGACTTCAATGGCGATGGGAAAGATGATCTAATTCGCCAAGAGTTTGGTAGTTCGGTTGATGGCTATCGGGATACAGAAGTTTATTTATCCCAAGGGGATGGTCTTTTTGCTAATCCCATTGCCATGACAGATACGCTGGCTTTTAATGGTCAACAAGCCAATATCATTGTTGGGGACTTCAATGGCGATGGGAAAGATGATCTAATTCGCCAAGAGTTTGGTAGTTCGGTTGATGGCTATCGGGATACAGAAGTTTATTTATCCAATAGTGATGGTCTTTTTGCTAATCCCATTGCCATGACAGATACGCTGGCTTTTAATGGTCAACAAGCCAATATCATTGTTGGGGACTTCAATGGCGATGGGAAAGATGATCTAATTCGCCAAGAGTTTGGTAGTTCGGCTGATGGCTATCGGGATACAGAAGTTTATTTATCTAATGGGGATGGAACTTTTGCTAATCCTCTACCCATGACAGATAGTGGCTTTTAA